A stretch of the Salminus brasiliensis chromosome 19, fSalBra1.hap2, whole genome shotgun sequence genome encodes the following:
- the msnb gene encoding moesin b isoform X4 translates to MSINVRVTTMDAELEFAIQPSTTGKQLFDQIVKTIGLRETWFFGLQYQDSKGFSTWLKLNKRVTAQDVRKENPLLIKFRAKFYPEDVAEELIQEATQRLFFLQVKEGILNDDIYCPPETAVLLASYSVQTKHGDYNRDYHVPGYLCHDKLLPQRVLEQHKLTKEQWEEKIRAWHEKHKRLPREEAMVEYLKIAQDLDMYGVNYFSIKNKKGSELWLGVDALGLNIYERSDKLTPKIGFPWSEIRNISFNDKKFVIKPIDKKSPDFVFYAHRLRINKRILALCMGNHDLYMRRRKPDTIEVQQMKAQAREEKNKRQQERALLENEKKKRENAEKETEKIAKETMELMERLRQIEEQTKKAQEELEEQTKRALELEKERKFAQEEAERLEKDRRLAEEAKAALLQQSQNQMKNQENLATELAVLTSKITLLEDAKKKKEDEARKWQKRAVMVGVDLEKTKEVLKSKIVGVHIQAGSHPESDHDENDESSAEASAELTSAGTYQDRSEEQRMTETEKNEHLQKRLLALSSELADARDESKKTENDLIHAENVRLGRDKYKTLRQIRQGNTKQRIDEFESM, encoded by the exons atgtct ATAAATGTGCGAGTGACCACAATGGATGCTGAGCTGGAGTTTGCTATCCAGCCCAGCACAACTGGCAAACAGCTTTTCGACCAA ATAGTAAAGACAATTGGACTAAGGGAGACATGGTTCTTTGGGCTGCAGTACCAGGACAGCAAGGGCTTCTCCACATGGCTGAAACTCAACAAGCGG GTAACAGCACAAGATGTGAGGAAGGAGAACCCACTGCTGATCAAATTCCGAGCAAAGTTTTACCCAGAAGATGTGGCTGAAGAACTGATCCAGGAAGCCACGCAGAGACTCTTTTTCTTGCAGGTCAAGGAGGGAATCCTGAACGATGACATTTACTGCCCCCCGGAAACCGCTGTGCTGCTTGCCTCCTACTCTGTGCAGACTAAACATGGCGACTACAACAGAGACTACCATGTGCCTGGATATCTGTGCCATGACAAACTGCTGCCTCAGAG AGTACTGGAGCAGCATAAGCTGACTAAAGAGCAATGGGAAGAGAAGATTCGGGCATGGCATGAAAAACACAAGAGGCTGCCCAG AGAGGAGGCTATGGTCGAATATCTGAAAATTGCCCAGGATCTGGATATGTATGGGGTAAACTATTTCAGCATCAAGAACAAAAAAGGATCAGAATTATGGTTGGGAGTTGATGCTTTGGGACTCAACATATATGAACGTTCAGACAA gTTAACCCCTAAAATTGGATTCCCATGGAGTGAGATCCGCAACATTTCTTTCAATGACAAGAAGTTTGTCATTAAACCGATTGACAAAAAGTCCCCA GACTTTGTGTTCTATGCACACCGCCTGCGCATCAACAAGCGCATCCTGGCTCTGTGCATGGGAAACCATGACTTGTACATGCGCCGCCGTAAGCCCGACACCATTGAGGTGCAACAGATGAAAGCCCAAGCCAGAGAGGAGAAGAACAAGAGGCAACAAGAGAG AGCCCTActggaaaatgagaaaaagaagcGAGAAAATGCTGAGAAGGAGACTGAGAAGATTGCCAAGGAAACCATGGAGCTCATGGAGAGACTGAGACAAATTGAGGAGCAGACCAAGAAGGCTCAAGAGG AACTAGAAGAGCAGACTAAGAGGGccctggagctggagaaggagaggaAGTTTGCCCAGGAGGAGGCGGAGAGGTTGGAAAAGGACCGCAGGCTGGCGGAGGAGGCTAAAGCTGCGCTGCTCCAGCAGTCTCAGAACCAAATGAAGAACCAAGAAAATCTG GCCACAGAGTTAGCTGTTCTAACATCCAAGATCACTTTGTTGGAAGATgccaagaagaagaaagaggatGAGGCTAGAAAGTGGCAGAAAAGG GCTGTCATGGTCGGGGTGGACTTGGAGAAAACAAAGGAAGTGTTGAAGAGTAAGATAGTGGGAGTCCACATCCAGGCAGGGTCTCATCCAGAGAGCGACCATGATGAAAATGATGAAAGCAGTGCTGAAGCCAGTGCAGAGCTAACATCCGCTGGAACGTACCAGGATCGGAGTGAGGAGCAGCGCATGACAGAGACTGAGAAGAACGAacatttgcagaaacgtctgctg GCTCTAAGCTCAGAGTTGGCTGATGCTCGTGATGAGAGCAAGAAGACGGAGAATGACCTGATTCATGCAGAGAATGTGCGGTTAGGCAGGGACAAATATAAGACATTGCGCCAAATTCGGCAAGGAAACACAAAGCAGCGCATTGACGAGTTTGAAtccatgtga
- the msnb gene encoding moesin b isoform X2, with translation MSINVRVTTMDAELEFAIQPSTTGKQLFDQIVKTIGLRETWFFGLQYQDSKGFSTWLKLNKRVTAQDVRKENPLLIKFRAKFYPEDVAEELIQEATQRLFFLQVKEGILNDDIYCPPETAVLLASYSVQTKHGDYNRDYHVPGYLCHDKLLPQRVLEQHKLTKEQWEEKIRAWHEKHKRLPREEAMVEYLKIAQDLDMYGVNYFSIKNKKGSELWLGVDALGLNIYERSDKLTPKIGFPWSEIRNISFNDKKFVIKPIDKKSPDFVFYAHRLRINKRILALCMGNHDLYMRRRKPDTIEVQQMKAQAREEKNKRQQERALLENEKKKRENAEKETEKIAKETMELMERLRQIEEQTKKAQEELEEQTKRALELEKERKFAQEEAERLEKDRRLAEEAKAALLQQSQNQMKNQENLATELAVLTSKITLLEDAKKKKEDEARKWQKRQAVMVGVDLEKTKEVLKSKIVGVHIQAGSHPESDHDENDESSAEASAELTSAGTYQDRSEEQRMTETEKNEHLQKRLLALSSELADARDESKKTENDLIHAENVRLGRDKYKTLRQIRQGNTKQRIDEFESM, from the exons atgtct ATAAATGTGCGAGTGACCACAATGGATGCTGAGCTGGAGTTTGCTATCCAGCCCAGCACAACTGGCAAACAGCTTTTCGACCAA ATAGTAAAGACAATTGGACTAAGGGAGACATGGTTCTTTGGGCTGCAGTACCAGGACAGCAAGGGCTTCTCCACATGGCTGAAACTCAACAAGCGG GTAACAGCACAAGATGTGAGGAAGGAGAACCCACTGCTGATCAAATTCCGAGCAAAGTTTTACCCAGAAGATGTGGCTGAAGAACTGATCCAGGAAGCCACGCAGAGACTCTTTTTCTTGCAGGTCAAGGAGGGAATCCTGAACGATGACATTTACTGCCCCCCGGAAACCGCTGTGCTGCTTGCCTCCTACTCTGTGCAGACTAAACATGGCGACTACAACAGAGACTACCATGTGCCTGGATATCTGTGCCATGACAAACTGCTGCCTCAGAG AGTACTGGAGCAGCATAAGCTGACTAAAGAGCAATGGGAAGAGAAGATTCGGGCATGGCATGAAAAACACAAGAGGCTGCCCAG AGAGGAGGCTATGGTCGAATATCTGAAAATTGCCCAGGATCTGGATATGTATGGGGTAAACTATTTCAGCATCAAGAACAAAAAAGGATCAGAATTATGGTTGGGAGTTGATGCTTTGGGACTCAACATATATGAACGTTCAGACAA gTTAACCCCTAAAATTGGATTCCCATGGAGTGAGATCCGCAACATTTCTTTCAATGACAAGAAGTTTGTCATTAAACCGATTGACAAAAAGTCCCCA GACTTTGTGTTCTATGCACACCGCCTGCGCATCAACAAGCGCATCCTGGCTCTGTGCATGGGAAACCATGACTTGTACATGCGCCGCCGTAAGCCCGACACCATTGAGGTGCAACAGATGAAAGCCCAAGCCAGAGAGGAGAAGAACAAGAGGCAACAAGAGAG AGCCCTActggaaaatgagaaaaagaagcGAGAAAATGCTGAGAAGGAGACTGAGAAGATTGCCAAGGAAACCATGGAGCTCATGGAGAGACTGAGACAAATTGAGGAGCAGACCAAGAAGGCTCAAGAGG AACTAGAAGAGCAGACTAAGAGGGccctggagctggagaaggagaggaAGTTTGCCCAGGAGGAGGCGGAGAGGTTGGAAAAGGACCGCAGGCTGGCGGAGGAGGCTAAAGCTGCGCTGCTCCAGCAGTCTCAGAACCAAATGAAGAACCAAGAAAATCTG GCCACAGAGTTAGCTGTTCTAACATCCAAGATCACTTTGTTGGAAGATgccaagaagaagaaagaggatGAGGCTAGAAAGTGGCAGAAAAGG CAGGCTGTCATGGTCGGGGTGGACTTGGAGAAAACAAAGGAAGTGTTGAAGAGTAAGATAGTGGGAGTCCACATCCAGGCAGGGTCTCATCCAGAGAGCGACCATGATGAAAATGATGAAAGCAGTGCTGAAGCCAGTGCAGAGCTAACATCCGCTGGAACGTACCAGGATCGGAGTGAGGAGCAGCGCATGACAGAGACTGAGAAGAACGAacatttgcagaaacgtctgctg GCTCTAAGCTCAGAGTTGGCTGATGCTCGTGATGAGAGCAAGAAGACGGAGAATGACCTGATTCATGCAGAGAATGTGCGGTTAGGCAGGGACAAATATAAGACATTGCGCCAAATTCGGCAAGGAAACACAAAGCAGCGCATTGACGAGTTTGAAtccatgtga
- the msnb gene encoding moesin b isoform X6, which produces MSINVRVTTMDAELEFAIQPSTTGKQLFDQIVKTIGLRETWFFGLQYQDSKGFSTWLKLNKRVTAQDVRKENPLLIKFRAKFYPEDVAEELIQEATQRLFFLQVKEGILNDDIYCPPETAVLLASYSVQTKHGDYNRDYHVPGYLCHDKLLPQRVLEQHKLTKEQWEEKIRAWHEKHKRLPREEAMVEYLKIAQDLDMYGVNYFSIKNKKGSELWLGVDALGLNIYERSDKLTPKIGFPWSEIRNISFNDKKFVIKPIDKKSPDFVFYAHRLRINKRILALCMGNHDLYMRRRKPDTIEVQQMKAQAREEKNKRQQERALLENEKKKRENAEKETEKIAKETMELMERLRQIEEQTKKAQEAELEEQTKRALELEKERKFAQEEAERLEKDRRLAEEAKAALLQQSQNQMKNQENLAVMVGVDLEKTKEVLKSKIVGVHIQAGSHPESDHDENDESSAEASAELTSAGTYQDRSEEQRMTETEKNEHLQKRLLALSSELADARDESKKTENDLIHAENVRLGRDKYKTLRQIRQGNTKQRIDEFESM; this is translated from the exons atgtct ATAAATGTGCGAGTGACCACAATGGATGCTGAGCTGGAGTTTGCTATCCAGCCCAGCACAACTGGCAAACAGCTTTTCGACCAA ATAGTAAAGACAATTGGACTAAGGGAGACATGGTTCTTTGGGCTGCAGTACCAGGACAGCAAGGGCTTCTCCACATGGCTGAAACTCAACAAGCGG GTAACAGCACAAGATGTGAGGAAGGAGAACCCACTGCTGATCAAATTCCGAGCAAAGTTTTACCCAGAAGATGTGGCTGAAGAACTGATCCAGGAAGCCACGCAGAGACTCTTTTTCTTGCAGGTCAAGGAGGGAATCCTGAACGATGACATTTACTGCCCCCCGGAAACCGCTGTGCTGCTTGCCTCCTACTCTGTGCAGACTAAACATGGCGACTACAACAGAGACTACCATGTGCCTGGATATCTGTGCCATGACAAACTGCTGCCTCAGAG AGTACTGGAGCAGCATAAGCTGACTAAAGAGCAATGGGAAGAGAAGATTCGGGCATGGCATGAAAAACACAAGAGGCTGCCCAG AGAGGAGGCTATGGTCGAATATCTGAAAATTGCCCAGGATCTGGATATGTATGGGGTAAACTATTTCAGCATCAAGAACAAAAAAGGATCAGAATTATGGTTGGGAGTTGATGCTTTGGGACTCAACATATATGAACGTTCAGACAA gTTAACCCCTAAAATTGGATTCCCATGGAGTGAGATCCGCAACATTTCTTTCAATGACAAGAAGTTTGTCATTAAACCGATTGACAAAAAGTCCCCA GACTTTGTGTTCTATGCACACCGCCTGCGCATCAACAAGCGCATCCTGGCTCTGTGCATGGGAAACCATGACTTGTACATGCGCCGCCGTAAGCCCGACACCATTGAGGTGCAACAGATGAAAGCCCAAGCCAGAGAGGAGAAGAACAAGAGGCAACAAGAGAG AGCCCTActggaaaatgagaaaaagaagcGAGAAAATGCTGAGAAGGAGACTGAGAAGATTGCCAAGGAAACCATGGAGCTCATGGAGAGACTGAGACAAATTGAGGAGCAGACCAAGAAGGCTCAAGAGG CAGAACTAGAAGAGCAGACTAAGAGGGccctggagctggagaaggagaggaAGTTTGCCCAGGAGGAGGCGGAGAGGTTGGAAAAGGACCGCAGGCTGGCGGAGGAGGCTAAAGCTGCGCTGCTCCAGCAGTCTCAGAACCAAATGAAGAACCAAGAAAATCTG GCTGTCATGGTCGGGGTGGACTTGGAGAAAACAAAGGAAGTGTTGAAGAGTAAGATAGTGGGAGTCCACATCCAGGCAGGGTCTCATCCAGAGAGCGACCATGATGAAAATGATGAAAGCAGTGCTGAAGCCAGTGCAGAGCTAACATCCGCTGGAACGTACCAGGATCGGAGTGAGGAGCAGCGCATGACAGAGACTGAGAAGAACGAacatttgcagaaacgtctgctg GCTCTAAGCTCAGAGTTGGCTGATGCTCGTGATGAGAGCAAGAAGACGGAGAATGACCTGATTCATGCAGAGAATGTGCGGTTAGGCAGGGACAAATATAAGACATTGCGCCAAATTCGGCAAGGAAACACAAAGCAGCGCATTGACGAGTTTGAAtccatgtga
- the msnb gene encoding moesin b isoform X5: MSINVRVTTMDAELEFAIQPSTTGKQLFDQIVKTIGLRETWFFGLQYQDSKGFSTWLKLNKRVTAQDVRKENPLLIKFRAKFYPEDVAEELIQEATQRLFFLQVKEGILNDDIYCPPETAVLLASYSVQTKHGDYNRDYHVPGYLCHDKLLPQRVLEQHKLTKEQWEEKIRAWHEKHKRLPREEAMVEYLKIAQDLDMYGVNYFSIKNKKGSELWLGVDALGLNIYERSDKLTPKIGFPWSEIRNISFNDKKFVIKPIDKKSPDFVFYAHRLRINKRILALCMGNHDLYMRRRKPDTIEVQQMKAQAREEKNKRQQERALLENEKKKRENAEKETEKIAKETMELMERLRQIEEQTKKAQEAELEEQTKRALELEKERKFAQEEAERLEKDRRLAEEAKAALLQQSQNQMKNQENLQAVMVGVDLEKTKEVLKSKIVGVHIQAGSHPESDHDENDESSAEASAELTSAGTYQDRSEEQRMTETEKNEHLQKRLLALSSELADARDESKKTENDLIHAENVRLGRDKYKTLRQIRQGNTKQRIDEFESM; encoded by the exons atgtct ATAAATGTGCGAGTGACCACAATGGATGCTGAGCTGGAGTTTGCTATCCAGCCCAGCACAACTGGCAAACAGCTTTTCGACCAA ATAGTAAAGACAATTGGACTAAGGGAGACATGGTTCTTTGGGCTGCAGTACCAGGACAGCAAGGGCTTCTCCACATGGCTGAAACTCAACAAGCGG GTAACAGCACAAGATGTGAGGAAGGAGAACCCACTGCTGATCAAATTCCGAGCAAAGTTTTACCCAGAAGATGTGGCTGAAGAACTGATCCAGGAAGCCACGCAGAGACTCTTTTTCTTGCAGGTCAAGGAGGGAATCCTGAACGATGACATTTACTGCCCCCCGGAAACCGCTGTGCTGCTTGCCTCCTACTCTGTGCAGACTAAACATGGCGACTACAACAGAGACTACCATGTGCCTGGATATCTGTGCCATGACAAACTGCTGCCTCAGAG AGTACTGGAGCAGCATAAGCTGACTAAAGAGCAATGGGAAGAGAAGATTCGGGCATGGCATGAAAAACACAAGAGGCTGCCCAG AGAGGAGGCTATGGTCGAATATCTGAAAATTGCCCAGGATCTGGATATGTATGGGGTAAACTATTTCAGCATCAAGAACAAAAAAGGATCAGAATTATGGTTGGGAGTTGATGCTTTGGGACTCAACATATATGAACGTTCAGACAA gTTAACCCCTAAAATTGGATTCCCATGGAGTGAGATCCGCAACATTTCTTTCAATGACAAGAAGTTTGTCATTAAACCGATTGACAAAAAGTCCCCA GACTTTGTGTTCTATGCACACCGCCTGCGCATCAACAAGCGCATCCTGGCTCTGTGCATGGGAAACCATGACTTGTACATGCGCCGCCGTAAGCCCGACACCATTGAGGTGCAACAGATGAAAGCCCAAGCCAGAGAGGAGAAGAACAAGAGGCAACAAGAGAG AGCCCTActggaaaatgagaaaaagaagcGAGAAAATGCTGAGAAGGAGACTGAGAAGATTGCCAAGGAAACCATGGAGCTCATGGAGAGACTGAGACAAATTGAGGAGCAGACCAAGAAGGCTCAAGAGG CAGAACTAGAAGAGCAGACTAAGAGGGccctggagctggagaaggagaggaAGTTTGCCCAGGAGGAGGCGGAGAGGTTGGAAAAGGACCGCAGGCTGGCGGAGGAGGCTAAAGCTGCGCTGCTCCAGCAGTCTCAGAACCAAATGAAGAACCAAGAAAATCTG CAGGCTGTCATGGTCGGGGTGGACTTGGAGAAAACAAAGGAAGTGTTGAAGAGTAAGATAGTGGGAGTCCACATCCAGGCAGGGTCTCATCCAGAGAGCGACCATGATGAAAATGATGAAAGCAGTGCTGAAGCCAGTGCAGAGCTAACATCCGCTGGAACGTACCAGGATCGGAGTGAGGAGCAGCGCATGACAGAGACTGAGAAGAACGAacatttgcagaaacgtctgctg GCTCTAAGCTCAGAGTTGGCTGATGCTCGTGATGAGAGCAAGAAGACGGAGAATGACCTGATTCATGCAGAGAATGTGCGGTTAGGCAGGGACAAATATAAGACATTGCGCCAAATTCGGCAAGGAAACACAAAGCAGCGCATTGACGAGTTTGAAtccatgtga
- the msnb gene encoding moesin b isoform X3, translating to MSINVRVTTMDAELEFAIQPSTTGKQLFDQIVKTIGLRETWFFGLQYQDSKGFSTWLKLNKRVTAQDVRKENPLLIKFRAKFYPEDVAEELIQEATQRLFFLQVKEGILNDDIYCPPETAVLLASYSVQTKHGDYNRDYHVPGYLCHDKLLPQRVLEQHKLTKEQWEEKIRAWHEKHKRLPREEAMVEYLKIAQDLDMYGVNYFSIKNKKGSELWLGVDALGLNIYERSDKLTPKIGFPWSEIRNISFNDKKFVIKPIDKKSPDFVFYAHRLRINKRILALCMGNHDLYMRRRKPDTIEVQQMKAQAREEKNKRQQERALLENEKKKRENAEKETEKIAKETMELMERLRQIEEQTKKAQEAELEEQTKRALELEKERKFAQEEAERLEKDRRLAEEAKAALLQQSQNQMKNQENLATELAVLTSKITLLEDAKKKKEDEARKWQKRAVMVGVDLEKTKEVLKSKIVGVHIQAGSHPESDHDENDESSAEASAELTSAGTYQDRSEEQRMTETEKNEHLQKRLLALSSELADARDESKKTENDLIHAENVRLGRDKYKTLRQIRQGNTKQRIDEFESM from the exons atgtct ATAAATGTGCGAGTGACCACAATGGATGCTGAGCTGGAGTTTGCTATCCAGCCCAGCACAACTGGCAAACAGCTTTTCGACCAA ATAGTAAAGACAATTGGACTAAGGGAGACATGGTTCTTTGGGCTGCAGTACCAGGACAGCAAGGGCTTCTCCACATGGCTGAAACTCAACAAGCGG GTAACAGCACAAGATGTGAGGAAGGAGAACCCACTGCTGATCAAATTCCGAGCAAAGTTTTACCCAGAAGATGTGGCTGAAGAACTGATCCAGGAAGCCACGCAGAGACTCTTTTTCTTGCAGGTCAAGGAGGGAATCCTGAACGATGACATTTACTGCCCCCCGGAAACCGCTGTGCTGCTTGCCTCCTACTCTGTGCAGACTAAACATGGCGACTACAACAGAGACTACCATGTGCCTGGATATCTGTGCCATGACAAACTGCTGCCTCAGAG AGTACTGGAGCAGCATAAGCTGACTAAAGAGCAATGGGAAGAGAAGATTCGGGCATGGCATGAAAAACACAAGAGGCTGCCCAG AGAGGAGGCTATGGTCGAATATCTGAAAATTGCCCAGGATCTGGATATGTATGGGGTAAACTATTTCAGCATCAAGAACAAAAAAGGATCAGAATTATGGTTGGGAGTTGATGCTTTGGGACTCAACATATATGAACGTTCAGACAA gTTAACCCCTAAAATTGGATTCCCATGGAGTGAGATCCGCAACATTTCTTTCAATGACAAGAAGTTTGTCATTAAACCGATTGACAAAAAGTCCCCA GACTTTGTGTTCTATGCACACCGCCTGCGCATCAACAAGCGCATCCTGGCTCTGTGCATGGGAAACCATGACTTGTACATGCGCCGCCGTAAGCCCGACACCATTGAGGTGCAACAGATGAAAGCCCAAGCCAGAGAGGAGAAGAACAAGAGGCAACAAGAGAG AGCCCTActggaaaatgagaaaaagaagcGAGAAAATGCTGAGAAGGAGACTGAGAAGATTGCCAAGGAAACCATGGAGCTCATGGAGAGACTGAGACAAATTGAGGAGCAGACCAAGAAGGCTCAAGAGG CAGAACTAGAAGAGCAGACTAAGAGGGccctggagctggagaaggagaggaAGTTTGCCCAGGAGGAGGCGGAGAGGTTGGAAAAGGACCGCAGGCTGGCGGAGGAGGCTAAAGCTGCGCTGCTCCAGCAGTCTCAGAACCAAATGAAGAACCAAGAAAATCTG GCCACAGAGTTAGCTGTTCTAACATCCAAGATCACTTTGTTGGAAGATgccaagaagaagaaagaggatGAGGCTAGAAAGTGGCAGAAAAGG GCTGTCATGGTCGGGGTGGACTTGGAGAAAACAAAGGAAGTGTTGAAGAGTAAGATAGTGGGAGTCCACATCCAGGCAGGGTCTCATCCAGAGAGCGACCATGATGAAAATGATGAAAGCAGTGCTGAAGCCAGTGCAGAGCTAACATCCGCTGGAACGTACCAGGATCGGAGTGAGGAGCAGCGCATGACAGAGACTGAGAAGAACGAacatttgcagaaacgtctgctg GCTCTAAGCTCAGAGTTGGCTGATGCTCGTGATGAGAGCAAGAAGACGGAGAATGACCTGATTCATGCAGAGAATGTGCGGTTAGGCAGGGACAAATATAAGACATTGCGCCAAATTCGGCAAGGAAACACAAAGCAGCGCATTGACGAGTTTGAAtccatgtga
- the msnb gene encoding moesin b isoform X1 gives MSINVRVTTMDAELEFAIQPSTTGKQLFDQIVKTIGLRETWFFGLQYQDSKGFSTWLKLNKRVTAQDVRKENPLLIKFRAKFYPEDVAEELIQEATQRLFFLQVKEGILNDDIYCPPETAVLLASYSVQTKHGDYNRDYHVPGYLCHDKLLPQRVLEQHKLTKEQWEEKIRAWHEKHKRLPREEAMVEYLKIAQDLDMYGVNYFSIKNKKGSELWLGVDALGLNIYERSDKLTPKIGFPWSEIRNISFNDKKFVIKPIDKKSPDFVFYAHRLRINKRILALCMGNHDLYMRRRKPDTIEVQQMKAQAREEKNKRQQERALLENEKKKRENAEKETEKIAKETMELMERLRQIEEQTKKAQEAELEEQTKRALELEKERKFAQEEAERLEKDRRLAEEAKAALLQQSQNQMKNQENLATELAVLTSKITLLEDAKKKKEDEARKWQKRQAVMVGVDLEKTKEVLKSKIVGVHIQAGSHPESDHDENDESSAEASAELTSAGTYQDRSEEQRMTETEKNEHLQKRLLALSSELADARDESKKTENDLIHAENVRLGRDKYKTLRQIRQGNTKQRIDEFESM, from the exons atgtct ATAAATGTGCGAGTGACCACAATGGATGCTGAGCTGGAGTTTGCTATCCAGCCCAGCACAACTGGCAAACAGCTTTTCGACCAA ATAGTAAAGACAATTGGACTAAGGGAGACATGGTTCTTTGGGCTGCAGTACCAGGACAGCAAGGGCTTCTCCACATGGCTGAAACTCAACAAGCGG GTAACAGCACAAGATGTGAGGAAGGAGAACCCACTGCTGATCAAATTCCGAGCAAAGTTTTACCCAGAAGATGTGGCTGAAGAACTGATCCAGGAAGCCACGCAGAGACTCTTTTTCTTGCAGGTCAAGGAGGGAATCCTGAACGATGACATTTACTGCCCCCCGGAAACCGCTGTGCTGCTTGCCTCCTACTCTGTGCAGACTAAACATGGCGACTACAACAGAGACTACCATGTGCCTGGATATCTGTGCCATGACAAACTGCTGCCTCAGAG AGTACTGGAGCAGCATAAGCTGACTAAAGAGCAATGGGAAGAGAAGATTCGGGCATGGCATGAAAAACACAAGAGGCTGCCCAG AGAGGAGGCTATGGTCGAATATCTGAAAATTGCCCAGGATCTGGATATGTATGGGGTAAACTATTTCAGCATCAAGAACAAAAAAGGATCAGAATTATGGTTGGGAGTTGATGCTTTGGGACTCAACATATATGAACGTTCAGACAA gTTAACCCCTAAAATTGGATTCCCATGGAGTGAGATCCGCAACATTTCTTTCAATGACAAGAAGTTTGTCATTAAACCGATTGACAAAAAGTCCCCA GACTTTGTGTTCTATGCACACCGCCTGCGCATCAACAAGCGCATCCTGGCTCTGTGCATGGGAAACCATGACTTGTACATGCGCCGCCGTAAGCCCGACACCATTGAGGTGCAACAGATGAAAGCCCAAGCCAGAGAGGAGAAGAACAAGAGGCAACAAGAGAG AGCCCTActggaaaatgagaaaaagaagcGAGAAAATGCTGAGAAGGAGACTGAGAAGATTGCCAAGGAAACCATGGAGCTCATGGAGAGACTGAGACAAATTGAGGAGCAGACCAAGAAGGCTCAAGAGG CAGAACTAGAAGAGCAGACTAAGAGGGccctggagctggagaaggagaggaAGTTTGCCCAGGAGGAGGCGGAGAGGTTGGAAAAGGACCGCAGGCTGGCGGAGGAGGCTAAAGCTGCGCTGCTCCAGCAGTCTCAGAACCAAATGAAGAACCAAGAAAATCTG GCCACAGAGTTAGCTGTTCTAACATCCAAGATCACTTTGTTGGAAGATgccaagaagaagaaagaggatGAGGCTAGAAAGTGGCAGAAAAGG CAGGCTGTCATGGTCGGGGTGGACTTGGAGAAAACAAAGGAAGTGTTGAAGAGTAAGATAGTGGGAGTCCACATCCAGGCAGGGTCTCATCCAGAGAGCGACCATGATGAAAATGATGAAAGCAGTGCTGAAGCCAGTGCAGAGCTAACATCCGCTGGAACGTACCAGGATCGGAGTGAGGAGCAGCGCATGACAGAGACTGAGAAGAACGAacatttgcagaaacgtctgctg GCTCTAAGCTCAGAGTTGGCTGATGCTCGTGATGAGAGCAAGAAGACGGAGAATGACCTGATTCATGCAGAGAATGTGCGGTTAGGCAGGGACAAATATAAGACATTGCGCCAAATTCGGCAAGGAAACACAAAGCAGCGCATTGACGAGTTTGAAtccatgtga
- the LOC140540711 gene encoding zinc finger C4H2 domain-containing protein-like has translation MTDEQEIMCKLENILEIRNKTLQMQKIKSRLKSEFEALECEEKHLREYKQEMDLLLQEKMAHVEELRLIHADINVMESTIKQSENDLNKLLETTRRLHDEYKPLKEHVDALRMTLGLNRLPNLNEEEERLSLDYFEKQKAEWQKEPHEPIIPESLAAAAAAAQQLQVARKQDSRQPATFRQQPPPMKACLSCHQQIHRNAPICPLCKAKSRSRNPKKPKRKPDE, from the exons ATGACCGACGAGCAAGAAATAATGTGCAAATTAGAAAATATTCTGGAAATAAG GAACAAAACTCTTCAGATGCAGAAGATCAAATCTCGCCTGAAGAGTGAGTTTGAAGCCCTGGAATGTGAGGAGAAACACCTGAGGGAGTACAAGCAGGAAATGGACCTGCTCCTGCAGGAGAAGATGGCCCATGTGGAGGAGCTGCGCCTCATTCACGCTGACATCAATGTG ATGGAGAGCACTATCAAACAGTCTGAAAATGATCTGAACAAGCTGTTGGAGACCACACGCCGCCTGCATGACGAATACAAGCCCCTGAAGGAACACGTTGACGCTCTGAGGATGACTCTTGGGCTAAACAGGCTACCCAACCTtaatgaagaggaggagaggctCTCATTAGA TTACTTTGAAAAACAGAAGGCCGAATGGCAGAAAGAGCCGCATGAGCCCATCATTCCGGAGTCGttagcagcagctgcagccgctgctcagcagcttcaggtcgCGAGAAAACAAGATTCCCGGCAGCCAGCCACCTTCAGACAGCAGCCTCCACCTATGaag GCATGCCTGTCCTGTCACCAGCAAATACATCGCAACGCACCCATCTGTCCCCTGTGTAAGGCGAAGAGCCGATCCAGAAACCCAAAGAAACCCAAGAGGAAGCCAGATGAATAA